The Setaria italica strain Yugu1 chromosome VIII, Setaria_italica_v2.0, whole genome shotgun sequence genome includes the window TTGGGGTAGGCAAGTGTGCATTAATGATAAATTTGGATTCGATTAATGGAAGGTAAATATTACCTTATCTCCCAAAACAATGAACATGCCTGTTATCATGGGCATTAGGCTAGTCCcaatgcaaggtttcattgcactattttcaaggatgccacatcatctcatgaggtgtattctcatgaatgaaatcgggagtcccagtgcacagtttcatttcacgatttcataggatgcccatgacatttaattgtgaggcatgtgattggatatggttagataaaatgaaactctatagcccccaatgcaagtttcaataggtttcatagtcttggaaacagtgtatacacagtttcatcctgatgaaactccttccctctctcacttcataactattATGCCATGTCATCATATATGCTGATGTGttaccgtatttaatgtgcatgaaacctctatgaaactcccactgggattagcctcaggatgaaactgtgtatacactgtttccaagactatgaaatgTCATCTCTGGATGATGCAACCAAATTAATGTATATATGTCCGGTAATTAACGTTGTGTTTAAATTTTTTCGGTGCCGGCAAAACAAGGCGTCTCCAAAAGGTATGTCTTTTAGTCACCGTGTCACTGTAACATTAATCAGTTTAACATTCAAATGAGTGAAGGGCATCTTAGCATGGTAATTTCATGCCTACTTGGCACTTTTGGCAACGTGCAAGAGTTTTTTTGTCTTCGATTCCGGAGCCATACTAGCGCACGCGATCCGTGGGCCTCGCAATTCTATGCATATATTAAGTAAGGTACAGGCACAGTTGCTTTTCAAAAAGCAACTGCTCTGCAAATAATCGTTGATGACTTCACCAAGTCAACGTCTTCGTCTTAGCCGGGCGCTCATTCCACTAGCAAGGTACTAAGCAGTCATCTCTAGTCCAAAACTCAAGTATCCTTGCTGCTATCAGTGATCCCTGCTTGTTTGCTTTCTCTTTTTGACCTTTTCCAAGTCCAAATGCTCCACATGCTTTGCCTGAAAGAGGGCACTGCTTGGAATGTGGACTTATTGTATGGACATGTTGCCTCGGCCATTCCACTAAACAATGATTTTTATGAAAAATCCCAAAAGGTGTGAGTTTTCGTGTTAAGTCTAAAATGAACCTTCGCATAGTCCCAGGTCTGGTCAGCACAGATTGACGACTGTGAGGGTCGGAGACCCTATTGATATATTTGCTTCGTGCAAACTTTCCTGGGGTAATATCCGCGAGGCGTATGATAGTAACCTTATTTGGATCCTAGTATATTTGTGGATGGACCTTGATATATAGCTAGTAAACACTAGTAGGGTCAGCAAAGCAATACAATTAATGCTCATGTGTTATGATTCCTTCTACTACTTGTTTAAGACTCCATGACACTGAAGATAATTTTAGGATGTTCATTCCATATATACCCACTTGCCACACTTTAGCACAACCTGTATGACCTTTAACCTAATCATGCGACAGAATGATCACTTTATAGCACCAAACTGAAATTTGATACATTGACCTCACAGAAGTCGTCGTCTAATCCTGAGGCTGAATCGACTTAACCTTTAAATACCACCCCATCAGTACTGGTTCAATATGGTATTATATTTGTAGTTTGATTAATGGCACATATAGTATTACGTCTTGGAATGATTGATGGACATACGGATAGTTTTGTATGTATAAGGTTGTTGAAGTGATAAAAATATTAAGTCATCGTGCATATACAACGGTCGGTAAAGACATCTCGAACGCCAAAATCATCAATCttttgtgtgtgtttgtgtATATATAGTACTTTATTACATCTTTGTAATATCATCAGATTAAATCTAGCTTTGTCCATATAGTCTCCAAAAGGCATGTCTAGTCATGGTCACTCTAACGAAACTACCTGCACGGTGAAGTCTTCAAGCCCTGAGTCGCTACGAGAGCCTCCGATCAGTGAGCCTCGCAAGTCTATATACCCAATCATGCATGCGATAGGTCGAATGCCACTATAGTTAGCACTTTATATAACCAAACTGAATTTGATACCTTGAGCTATGGTTAGTTTACACCTAATCCCAAGGTTAAGTACCACCTATACCTAGGTTCATTGCATTTTTCCACGAGCAAAGTACAGCGTTAACAAATTGAGTGTTTTGGAATCAATGCTCCACGCATCTCTTCAAGTTGAAGGGTGGCTTCAACTTGTGCCGTGAGCAAGTTTATTTAATGAACTAAGTTGAAACACTGCATCAACCGGCGTGGACGCACACCATGGTACGAGCAGGAAGACTTGAAGGTTACCACCGTGGACCAGATCTGGCACTGCAAGGGAAATCTGCTCACCGATGATCGGGGTAATGCGCTCAAGGACTTGTGCCTCTCTATGGCACTCTCAAAGATGCTCAACCGAAGGTTTGATGGGTTCAAGCTCTCTAAGGCAGAGCTTCAGAAAACCCATGACTTCGTCTTCAAAGGCCTTCTCGCCGGGGACGAGCCACATCTGCGGGCCTTCAGGGTTATTGAGGAGGAGCTTGTTTTTGTCCATGACATGTATTACACAAGGTACTCTTACCTTTACCAAAAGGGTAAATACCTGGCTCTCTGTCTGCCTGTCATCATGATTGCCCTATGCTCGTGGCTCACAGTAGCCTGCCTGGACGTCAAGTATCAGGACGACCGTTATCGCAGTAATCATGGCAAGCGCAGTCTGATGTCTGAAACCATAGTCATAATGGTTGTCTTGGCATTCCTGGAGGTATACCAGCTGTACCTGTACATAGCCTCAGGTTGGTTTAAGGTGGCACTGATACGGAGCTACGTCGCCGCACCTTATTTCCAAACAAGCTGTTTCTCCGAGATGATCATACGTCTTCTCTTGATATGGAAGGCGTTTCGCCCATGGAAGGGCAGACTTGGGCAGTACTGTTTCCTGGAAAATCTTGGCCGCAGAAGTAAGCTTATGAGTTGTCTCCATTATGGTACACTGGGCTTGCTGGACAAGGCCATGAAGGGAAGGAAGAATTCAGTGAAGCTGTCCGAAGATGTGAAGAAAGCCATCATTGATTCCCTACTAGAAAGCAATGGAGTCCTGACGAACGGCGTAACATCGCTGCAAAAGAATGGCGTCCATGATGACCTCAAATGGCCATGCGATGCCACGGCTACTGACGGAGCGGTGGCTCGCACCATTGTGGTCTGGCACATTGCTACAACCCTGTGCGAGCAGAAGCTGGATAAACAAGCCAAAGAAGAAGACGCTGTCAAAACAGCCTCCACTTTATCCAAGTACTGCATGCATCTCCTTGCTTTTGCACCTAACCTCTTGCCCGACCACAGCTCCATATCGGAATCCATACTTGATCAGTCAATCGATGAAGCAAGCAAGTTACTCAAAGagggcaagaacaagaagatcaAGGGCAAGGACAAGAAGAtcaagggcaagaacaagaagatttTGGGAAGGTGTGAGATACTAATGGAAACTACTAATACCGATGGTTGTGTTGATGATGAAACAAGGCTTGTTGCGCAGGGCGTTCACCTTGCAAGGCAACTGATTGATAACATACAAGACTCCACAACAAGGTGGAAGGTGCTATCTGATTTCTGGGCGGAGATGATGCTGTATGTCTCGCCATCCGATGATGCTCGGGACCACCTGGAAGTTCTTGCAAAAGGAGGGGAATTCATCACGCACCTTTGGGCGCTGCTCACGCATGCCGGTGTGCTGAAGAGAGGCCCTACAGAGCCAATAGATGCTGTCTGATCTTTCCAACTTAACCAGTGCACACGTAGCAGTCCATATATCTACCTAGTGCTTGTAACATTCTATGTATATTGCCAACTGTCATGTTT containing:
- the LOC101782933 gene encoding uncharacterized protein LOC101782933; translation: MALSKMLNRRFDGFKLSKAELQKTHDFVFKGLLAGDEPHLRAFRVIEEELVFVHDMYYTRYSYLYQKGKYLALCLPVIMIALCSWLTVACLDVKYQDDRYRSNHGKRSLMSETIVIMVVLAFLEVYQLYLYIASGWFKVALIRSYVAAPYFQTSCFSEMIIRLLLIWKAFRPWKGRLGQYCFLENLGRRSKLMSCLHYGTLGLLDKAMKGRKNSVKLSEDVKKAIIDSLLESNGVLTNGVTSLQKNGVHDDLKWPCDATATDGAVARTIVVWHIATTLCEQKLDKQAKEEDAVKTASTLSKYCMHLLAFAPNLLPDHSSISESILDQSIDEASKLLKEGKNKKIKGKDKKIKGKNKKILGRCEILMETTNTDGCVDDETRLVAQGVHLARQLIDNIQDSTTRWKVLSDFWAEMMLYVSPSDDARDHLEVLAKGGEFITHLWALLTHAGVLKRGPTEPIDAV